One window of Nymphaea colorata isolate Beijing-Zhang1983 chromosome 1, ASM883128v2, whole genome shotgun sequence genomic DNA carries:
- the LOC116267252 gene encoding putative cell wall protein translates to MAIKCFSVHALFLVSFALTAQRTTVTAIPEVPKREAQNLKMEEPDCVDDRSFLIPGIGRAVKPTPHGTGRPGDVGDSRPTPRYIPGNDDTFVPNPGFEVPAVGGGVPGGNNGP, encoded by the coding sequence ATGGCTATCAAATGTTTCTCTGTGCATGCCCTCTTCCTCGTCTCCTTCGCTCTAACTGCACAAAGGACAACTGTAACTGCCATCCCTGAAGTTCCAAAAAGAGAAGCACAGAACCTGAAAATGGAAGAACCAGATTGTGTGGATGATAGGAGCTTCCTAATTCCTGGAATTGGTAGAGCAGTGAAGCCAACCCCTCATGGCACAGGAAGGCCTGGAGATGTTGGTGACAGCCGTCCGACTCCTAGATATATTCCAGGAAATGATGACACTTTTGTTCCTAATCCAGGCTTTGAAGTTCCTGCTGTTGGAGGTGGAGTTCCTGGAGGCAACAATGGGCCTTGA
- the LOC116245713 gene encoding NAC transcription factor 56-like produces the protein MESTDSSSGPPHHQRHPPPSSSKEAPQQQQQQQQPVPPQQPQLPPGFRFHPTDEELVVHYLKRKASSAPLPVSIIAEVDLYKFDPWELPGKAMFGENEWYFFSPRDRKYPNGARPNRAATSGYWKATGTDKPILTSGGMQKVGVKKALVFYGGRPPKGVKTNWIMHEYRLVDSGHSKPNSDVGNKKASLRLDDWVLCRIYKKNNQPQRLIVRDRDDSLDDVLTSLPNMDGHNSIKLQSQKATAGFAALLEGEDNFFDGFLSDDGTNANSSLSQLAPSSSMPQNGVDKTEISMVPAEAAGVTIGSMFSLPSKRTLPSPYWNEGLPPTKKIYDTNSSSNGGGNSIAALLSQLPNVAAAPLQHHHGLVGSLGDGVFRQQYHLPGMNWNS, from the exons ATGGAAAGCACGGACTCTTCCTCGGGGCCTCCTCATCATCAGCGTCATCCTCCTCCTTCATCCTCCAAGGAGGCgccgcagcagcagcagcagcagcagcagccggTGCCGCCCCAGCAGCCGCAGCTTCCTCCCGGCTTCCGGTTTCACCCGACGGATGAGGAGCTCGTCGTCCACTACCTCAAGAGGAAGGCCTCCTCTGCTCCTCTCCCTGTTTCCATCATCGCGGAGGTCGACCTCTACAAGTTTGACCCTTGGGAGCTCCCTG GGAAGGCCATGTTTGGAGAAAACGAGTGGTACTTCTTCAGCCCCAGGGACCGAAAGTACCCCAACGGGGCGCGGCCGAACAGGGCGGCAACGTCCGGGTACTGGAAGGCCACCGGCACCGACAAGCCGATACTGACGTCCGGCGGGATGCAGAAGGTCGGCGTGAAGAAGGCTCTCGTGTTCTATGGCGGCCGGCCGCCGAAGGGAGTGAAGACCAACTGGATTATGCATGAGTACAGGCTTGTTGACAGCGGGCACTCGAAGCCCAATTCGGATGTAGGGAACAAGAAGGCTTCTTTGAGG ctTGATGATTGGGTTCTGTGCCGAATATATAAGAAGAACAATCAGCCTCAAAGGCTCATCGTTCGTGATAGAGACGACTCGCTGGACGATGTGTTGACGTCCTTGCCTAACATGGACGGCCATAACTCCATTAAGCTCCAATCTCAGAAGGCTACTGCCGGTTTTGCAGCACTGCTCGAAGGTGAAGACAATTTCTTTGATGGATTCTTGTCTGATGATGGCACGAACGCAAACAGCTCTTTGTCGCAATTGGCTCCGTCGTCCAGCATGCCGCAGAACGGTGTTGACAAGACGGAGATTTCGATGGTACCGGCTGAAGCCGCTGGAGTTACCATCGGGTCGATGTTTAGCCTACCATCGAAGAGGACGCTTCCCTCCCCATATTGGAACGAAGGGCTGCCCCCCACAAAAAAGATCTACGACACCAATTCAAGCAGCAACGGAGGGGGAAACTCGATTGCTGCGTTGCTTAGCCAGCTACCCAACGTCGCAGCTGCTCCTTTGCAGCACCACCACGGCCTTGTGGGGTCTCTCGGCGATGGTGTTTTCAGGCAACAGTACCATCTTCCCGGGATGAATTGGAATTCCTGA